A DNA window from Streptomyces sp. 71268 contains the following coding sequences:
- the rimP gene encoding ribosome maturation factor RimP: MSTTQSERLRGLLTPLVSARDLDLEEIEVTPAGKRRVLRIVVDSDEGVQLDACAELSRAVSQTLDETDVMGGAPYVLEVTSPGADRPLTEPRHYRRATGRLMKAQLVEGGELLARIVAVDADGLDLEVPGVKGRKPTERRLAFSEISKARVEIEFNRKASEKQNDESQEEA; the protein is encoded by the coding sequence ATGAGCACCACCCAGAGCGAGAGGCTGCGCGGACTGCTGACACCGCTTGTCAGCGCGCGGGACCTGGATCTGGAAGAGATCGAGGTGACCCCGGCCGGGAAGCGGCGCGTGCTCCGTATCGTGGTGGACTCCGACGAGGGCGTGCAGTTGGACGCGTGTGCGGAGTTGAGCCGAGCGGTCTCGCAGACCCTCGACGAAACGGACGTCATGGGCGGCGCACCGTACGTCCTTGAGGTCACCTCGCCCGGCGCCGACCGGCCGTTGACCGAGCCGCGCCACTACCGCCGCGCCACAGGTCGCCTCATGAAGGCACAGCTCGTCGAGGGCGGGGAGTTGCTCGCCCGGATCGTCGCGGTGGACGCCGACGGGCTCGACCTGGAGGTCCCGGGTGTGAAGGGTCGCAAGCCCACGGAGCGCCGCCTTGCCTTCAGCGAGATCTCCAAGGCACGAGTGGAGATCGAGTTCAATCGCAAGGCCAGTGAGAAGCAGAACGACGAGAGCCAAGAGGAGGCGTAG
- a CDS encoding ferritin-like domain-containing protein — protein MAAEGSARERSRDASTEPTLRATQAALAAEHAAVYGYGVVGGRIEDQRLPEAREGLTAHRARRDALERDVRALKGEPVSSAAAYALPFPVPDAAAAARLAGEIEARLCSVYADLVRAAEGAARREAAAALREAAVRAVRWRGSSVTFPGLTERAAGGVPSTTTSDVADAL, from the coding sequence ATGGCCGCCGAAGGCAGCGCGCGCGAACGGAGCCGCGACGCGTCGACGGAGCCCACGCTGCGGGCTACCCAGGCGGCTCTGGCGGCTGAACATGCCGCCGTCTACGGATACGGCGTGGTCGGCGGTCGCATTGAGGACCAGCGGCTACCCGAGGCACGCGAGGGCCTGACGGCCCACCGGGCACGCCGGGACGCGCTGGAGCGCGACGTGCGGGCCCTCAAGGGCGAGCCCGTCAGCTCCGCAGCCGCCTACGCGCTGCCCTTCCCCGTACCTGACGCCGCCGCGGCAGCCCGGCTCGCGGGCGAGATCGAAGCCCGGCTCTGCTCCGTCTACGCCGACCTGGTCCGGGCCGCCGAGGGCGCAGCCCGCCGGGAAGCCGCCGCCGCTCTGCGCGAGGCAGCGGTGCGAGCGGTGCGCTGGCGCGGCAGCAGCGTAACCTTCCCTGGGCTCACCGAACGGGCTGCCGGCGGCGTTCCCTCAACCACCACGAGCGACGTAGCCGACGCGTTGTGA